Proteins from one Xenorhabdus griffiniae genomic window:
- a CDS encoding DUF2169 family type VI secretion system accessory protein codes for MEFRNLTPFAVMNYSMLDIEDTEHHVAVMKIGYQLLSAGQGKYRAELLPAPPLCLQDEYRGTMNASQVLQESDLAPFKPRCDVIVNGTAYAPESQPCTEFPVRLQVQSKQGQMLLDKTLTVTGEREFLRDTHGNWQLTEPKPFTSLPLDYRYAFGGECKIYANDDASPRLKASDCLTTEQRQKHPDGEKAPIAHATCETNPLGTGFITPWYAEAKQLIGYPAPRITRPDAPFTIAHFTAQLNGTLSSDTPACQPQGMGFIGRPWLPRRALAGTYDNNWLEHRHPYLPKDFDFGYWNGSPTDQQIEWPATDIAITLNGLTPGGKLHVCLPGHRPFILLRMHNGVLLPVPMRIDTLIIDSNAKTLHLTCRLNFRADQPVRVAEARFEINPDAPLLKLAPLEEEKKDG; via the coding sequence ATGGAATTTCGTAACCTGACCCCGTTTGCGGTCATGAATTATTCGATGCTCGATATTGAAGATACTGAACATCATGTCGCCGTGATGAAAATCGGCTACCAGCTCCTGTCCGCCGGGCAGGGGAAATACCGTGCCGAATTGCTGCCGGCACCGCCATTGTGCTTACAGGATGAATATCGCGGCACCATGAACGCCTCACAAGTGTTGCAGGAAAGTGACCTGGCACCGTTTAAACCGCGCTGTGACGTGATTGTCAACGGCACAGCGTATGCACCGGAGAGCCAGCCCTGTACCGAATTCCCCGTACGATTGCAGGTGCAGAGCAAGCAGGGACAGATGTTGCTCGACAAAACCCTGACCGTGACCGGCGAGCGGGAATTTCTCCGTGACACCCACGGAAACTGGCAACTGACCGAACCGAAACCCTTTACGTCTTTGCCACTGGATTACCGCTATGCCTTTGGCGGAGAGTGCAAAATCTACGCCAATGATGACGCCAGCCCGCGTCTGAAAGCATCAGATTGCCTGACAACAGAGCAGCGTCAGAAGCATCCTGACGGGGAGAAAGCCCCCATCGCTCACGCCACCTGCGAAACCAATCCGCTGGGAACCGGTTTTATCACCCCGTGGTATGCCGAAGCTAAACAGCTTATCGGCTATCCGGCACCGCGTATTACCCGACCGGATGCGCCGTTTACTATTGCGCATTTTACCGCCCAACTGAATGGTACATTGTCATCCGATACACCTGCCTGCCAGCCACAGGGAATGGGCTTTATTGGTCGCCCGTGGCTGCCCCGTCGTGCATTAGCGGGCACTTACGATAATAACTGGCTTGAACATCGCCATCCTTACCTACCGAAAGATTTTGATTTCGGTTATTGGAACGGATCTCCGACAGATCAACAAATTGAGTGGCCGGCCACGGATATCGCCATCACCCTGAACGGCCTGACACCGGGTGGAAAACTGCATGTCTGCCTGCCAGGACACCGCCCGTTTATCCTACTACGAATGCACAACGGCGTATTGTTGCCCGTACCGATGCGCATAGACACCCTCATTATCGACAGCAATGCCAAAACGCTGCACCTGACCTGCCGGCTGAATTTCAGGGCTGACCAGCCTGTGCGGGTCGCGGAAGCGCGATTTGAAATTAACCCAGATGCCCCATTACTCAAACTGGCTCCACTGGAAGAGGAGAAAAAAGATGGCTGA
- a CDS encoding DUF4150 domain-containing protein, whose protein sequence is MADNYTARTAGDWMIVGMLPDVCKTPMGASTPPIPYPVVAKLADSSAPEKTVRANGQPVVVFAGSFVPATIGDQPGVANGVKSGTVGAKCHPKAHTQTVRAGNKLMLRHGDEFWMNGE, encoded by the coding sequence ATGGCTGATAACTACACCGCCCGTACCGCAGGTGATTGGATGATTGTCGGCATGCTGCCGGATGTCTGCAAAACCCCGATGGGTGCTTCTACGCCGCCGATCCCCTACCCGGTGGTGGCGAAACTGGCCGACAGCTCAGCCCCGGAGAAAACCGTGCGCGCCAACGGCCAGCCAGTGGTGGTGTTTGCCGGCAGTTTTGTGCCTGCCACAATCGGTGATCAACCGGGCGTAGCCAATGGCGTCAAAAGCGGCACCGTGGGCGCTAAGTGTCACCCGAAAGCACACACCCAGACCGTGCGCGCCGGCAACAAACTGATGCTACGCCACGGGGATGAATTTTGGATGAACGGTGAATAA
- a CDS encoding RHS repeat-associated core domain-containing protein, whose protein sequence is MTENNGARVSSKATDQTEKPIGQKDPGTHIEYPKPNSPLPKKVRDDSPTGEGNTIGKIVGQATAAKVSAKEANSIPKVETPEEKSWWENAWETTVEAKDNVVDWAKEKAGDQAEAIKHPVERTKGLAKGTYNTLVGLAESYAQGAYMMSTEDSEEAARWYEKQGEPEKAKIIREVQDTQKKQAGTPILDDLKAKASNRAQKGGMFEAELTMVLAPLPAGKTRVIKSGVTELASVTSKASHAVATSEIAAAKKAVEIEAKSVATAESKLATIETKVATEALSKEARDGIKIGGRPKEAAPHNKPENNTTDQANNKSSDKNGNNPEKTTGGGDPVDMATGDFLQVWPVIAIPGLLPLTMTRTYRSTTNPRGLFGPKWADDWSRQLVLDDGQVRYTDAAGVVYNYPTPDNTVSSRNKHLPHCLLTGELDGALSLTDSQTQLTHHFNAMTGNIRRLSAITDRRQNTIHFHYDKQGHLAEIVRNDGIRLVLDYQDAQLKTIDLINGDHQQRWVTCGYDAHGYLAECDAFQHNHLWHEYNAQGWMTRWHDTDQTDLSVTYDARGRVLSTTSPSGYWCDRFRYDDGTCTTTYLDAEGGKSQFIYNPDGQVIREIDPLGRVTRRQWQNSQKIWEADPAGNVTTFGYNPDGALTEVKLSTGEIFAYGYDEHGQLIESVLPTGERWKFHYDEQGNLTALTNPLGHREEYQYGTHGELRQRLLPDGREWHYTYDKQLRLANIMTPDGENTGLELDTLGRLCGVTNALKQQTRYRYSDDHAGLHRSLTEITLPDGVTQKLAYDSERRVVAVTDGEGHTTRYTYGAFDLLTQVTRPDGTTLRFGYDRLTRLNSVTASTGETYRYERDAAGQITREIDFTGRILEYQYDKLGRRTQVQYPDGQQLRWHYSTAGLLVRQESWQPEENQLVLKATTTYEYNKRHQLVKATNADAVVEYEYDKTTGLPICERINGRAITRKWDSLTGRLISESLGGHTLHFGYHSLSGTLNHFQFNQHTPLTLRHDALGRETVRESANGFILASRYTATGLLAHQSTGRDSAFFQEALAQNDPHFPPQATAVNRSWQYDRARNVLVIDDSRWGHTRYHYNTNDQILSTQFHGFRSNEEQFSYDANGNLSQHLPVDAQGAMEQFMQRQQAGRVVQRGDSHYHYDDNGRLIEKIEQRDGFRPQVWRYRWDTQNQLTHLETPDGTRWQYKYDPFGRRIRKIKERDGKLTAANLQLWLDGKPDLPENPKSLGGYDYLWSGNQLIEEVPYQLDGTRLEARRVRWLYEPGSLTPAARVERGKLHYTVSDHQGTVREILSEQGELTWSQRLSTWGESERGAGVPSHHPDYHVQCHFRFLGQYFDEESGLCYNRFRYYSHETGQYISPDPIGLLGGVNPYGYVFNPVKYIDPYGLEGCPLPEIKGTQEGFKKPHQIDGIKKDMLDGNYDFTADKGKISVLVDNKGVYHVSDGHHRMAAAMEIHKETGNDRYIRELLKNARKDRQDTVPSSRPMPSRNWWGALRNKWGF, encoded by the coding sequence ATGACAGAAAACAATGGTGCCAGGGTAAGCAGCAAAGCGACAGATCAGACAGAAAAACCGATCGGTCAGAAAGATCCCGGTACCCATATTGAATATCCCAAACCAAATTCCCCATTACCGAAAAAAGTCCGGGATGACAGTCCAACTGGGGAAGGCAACACGATAGGGAAAATTGTCGGGCAGGCCACAGCAGCAAAAGTATCAGCGAAAGAAGCCAATTCTATTCCTAAAGTCGAAACACCAGAAGAAAAAAGTTGGTGGGAAAACGCCTGGGAGACAACCGTTGAAGCCAAAGACAACGTTGTGGACTGGGCGAAAGAGAAAGCGGGTGATCAAGCTGAAGCGATAAAACATCCGGTTGAGCGCACTAAGGGTCTGGCAAAAGGTACCTATAATACCTTGGTCGGACTAGCAGAATCCTATGCACAAGGGGCTTATATGATGAGCACCGAGGATTCAGAGGAAGCCGCGCGGTGGTATGAAAAACAGGGTGAACCTGAAAAAGCGAAGATAATACGTGAAGTTCAAGATACTCAGAAAAAGCAAGCTGGGACACCAATTCTGGATGACTTGAAAGCAAAGGCCAGCAATCGAGCACAAAAAGGGGGAATGTTTGAGGCCGAGCTGACAATGGTTTTAGCTCCACTCCCTGCGGGGAAAACCCGTGTTATAAAAAGTGGTGTGACTGAATTAGCCTCTGTCACCAGTAAAGCCAGTCATGCAGTGGCCACGAGTGAAATTGCAGCAGCAAAAAAAGCCGTTGAAATAGAAGCTAAATCAGTGGCAACAGCGGAGAGTAAACTGGCAACCATAGAAACAAAAGTGGCTACGGAAGCGCTTTCAAAAGAGGCTAGAGATGGTATTAAGATCGGCGGTAGACCTAAAGAAGCAGCGCCTCATAATAAGCCGGAAAACAACACAACGGATCAAGCCAATAACAAATCCAGTGACAAAAACGGCAATAACCCGGAAAAAACCACGGGCGGCGGTGATCCAGTCGATATGGCTACCGGCGATTTCCTACAGGTCTGGCCGGTCATAGCTATCCCCGGCCTGTTGCCCCTCACCATGACCCGCACCTACCGTTCCACCACTAATCCTCGTGGCCTGTTCGGGCCAAAATGGGCCGATGACTGGTCGCGTCAACTGGTGCTGGATGACGGCCAGGTGCGCTACACGGATGCTGCCGGCGTAGTCTACAACTACCCCACCCCGGACAACACCGTCTCATCCCGAAACAAGCACCTGCCCCACTGCCTGCTGACCGGAGAACTGGACGGTGCGCTGAGCCTGACCGACAGCCAGACCCAGTTGACCCATCATTTCAACGCCATGACGGGCAATATCCGCCGCCTGTCCGCCATTACCGACCGCCGCCAGAACACTATTCATTTTCATTACGACAAACAGGGTCACCTGGCGGAAATTGTGCGCAATGACGGCATCCGGCTAGTACTGGACTACCAAGATGCGCAGCTAAAGACGATTGACCTGATTAATGGTGACCACCAACAGCGCTGGGTCACCTGCGGCTATGATGCACACGGCTATCTAGCAGAGTGCGATGCCTTCCAGCACAACCACCTGTGGCATGAATACAACGCACAGGGCTGGATGACTCGCTGGCATGACACTGACCAGACCGACCTGTCGGTGACCTACGATGCGCGCGGCCGCGTGCTCAGCACCACCTCGCCCAGCGGCTACTGGTGTGACCGTTTTCGCTATGACGATGGCACCTGCACCACCACCTATCTGGATGCGGAAGGCGGCAAAAGCCAGTTCATCTATAACCCAGACGGGCAGGTTATCAGGGAGATTGACCCGCTAGGGCGCGTCACCCGCCGTCAGTGGCAAAACAGCCAGAAAATATGGGAAGCAGATCCCGCCGGTAATGTCACCACCTTCGGTTACAACCCGGATGGGGCGCTGACGGAAGTCAAGCTGTCAACTGGTGAAATTTTTGCTTACGGTTATGACGAACATGGGCAGCTTATCGAAAGTGTGCTGCCGACCGGCGAGCGCTGGAAATTCCACTATGATGAGCAGGGCAACCTGACGGCGCTGACTAATCCACTGGGGCACAGGGAGGAATACCAATACGGCACCCACGGCGAACTGCGCCAGCGCCTCCTTCCCGATGGACGTGAGTGGCACTACACCTACGACAAGCAACTGCGCCTGGCCAACATCATGACCCCGGATGGTGAAAATACCGGGCTGGAGCTGGACACACTGGGACGCCTGTGCGGCGTCACTAATGCCCTGAAGCAACAAACCCGCTACCGTTACAGCGACGACCATGCCGGCCTCCATCGCAGCCTGACCGAAATCACCCTGCCCGATGGCGTCACCCAGAAACTGGCCTATGACAGCGAACGGCGCGTGGTCGCAGTGACTGACGGCGAAGGCCATACCACGCGCTACACATACGGCGCATTTGATTTGCTGACACAGGTGACCCGGCCTGATGGCACCACGCTGCGCTTTGGCTATGACCGCCTGACCCGGTTGAACTCAGTGACCGCCTCCACCGGCGAAACCTATCGCTATGAGCGGGATGCCGCCGGGCAGATTACCCGCGAAATCGATTTTACCGGACGTATCCTTGAGTATCAGTACGATAAACTGGGGCGTCGCACCCAAGTACAATACCCCGATGGTCAGCAACTTCGCTGGCACTATTCGACGGCGGGGTTGCTGGTCAGACAGGAAAGCTGGCAGCCGGAAGAGAATCAGTTAGTCCTGAAAGCGACCACCACGTACGAATACAACAAACGGCATCAACTGGTGAAAGCCACCAATGCTGATGCGGTGGTGGAATATGAGTATGACAAGACCACCGGCCTGCCGATCTGTGAGCGTATCAACGGGCGGGCAATCACCCGCAAATGGGACAGCCTGACCGGACGCTTGATCAGTGAAAGCCTGGGTGGTCATACCCTGCACTTCGGTTATCACTCGCTGTCAGGAACACTCAATCACTTCCAGTTCAACCAGCATACCCCGCTGACGCTCCGGCATGATGCGCTGGGACGGGAAACGGTGCGCGAAAGTGCCAACGGGTTTATCCTCGCCAGCCGCTACACTGCAACGGGTTTACTGGCCCATCAGTCAACCGGGCGGGACAGCGCCTTTTTCCAAGAAGCGTTGGCTCAAAACGATCCGCACTTTCCCCCACAAGCGACCGCTGTCAACCGGAGCTGGCAATATGACCGAGCCCGTAACGTCCTGGTCATTGACGACAGCCGCTGGGGGCATACCCGTTATCATTACAATACCAACGACCAGATCCTAAGCACCCAATTCCATGGATTCCGCTCAAATGAAGAACAATTCAGTTACGATGCCAACGGTAACCTGAGCCAACATTTGCCTGTCGATGCACAAGGCGCGATGGAGCAGTTCATGCAACGCCAACAGGCCGGGCGGGTGGTACAGCGGGGTGATTCGCATTATCACTATGATGATAACGGCAGACTTATCGAAAAAATCGAGCAGCGTGACGGCTTCCGCCCGCAAGTTTGGCGCTACCGCTGGGATACCCAAAACCAGCTCACCCATTTGGAAACCCCGGACGGCACGCGCTGGCAGTACAAATACGATCCGTTTGGCAGAAGAATTCGCAAAATTAAGGAGCGCGATGGAAAACTGACTGCCGCTAACTTGCAATTGTGGCTTGACGGTAAGCCGGATCTACCCGAAAACCCGAAATCGCTCGGCGGTTACGATTACCTGTGGAGCGGTAACCAACTGATTGAGGAAGTGCCGTACCAGCTTGACGGCACCCGGCTGGAAGCGCGCCGCGTCCGTTGGTTATATGAACCGGGCAGCCTGACGCCGGCAGCGCGTGTTGAGCGGGGCAAACTACACTATACTGTCAGTGATCATCAGGGTACAGTTCGGGAGATTCTTAGCGAGCAAGGTGAACTGACCTGGAGCCAGCGGCTGAGCACCTGGGGTGAGTCTGAACGCGGCGCAGGCGTACCTTCCCATCACCCGGATTACCACGTTCAGTGTCACTTCCGGTTTTTAGGCCAATATTTTGATGAGGAATCCGGGCTTTGCTATAATCGCTTTAGGTATTACAGTCACGAAACGGGGCAATATATTAGTCCTGACCCGATAGGGTTGCTGGGCGGGGTGAATCCTTACGGCTATGTGTTCAATCCGGTTAAATATATAGATCCTTATGGGCTGGAGGGTTGTCCTCTGCCGGAAATCAAAGGTACTCAAGAAGGATTCAAAAAACCACATCAAATTGATGGTATCAAGAAAGATATGCTGGATGGTAATTATGACTTTACAGCAGATAAAGGTAAAATTTCTGTTCTCGTTGATAATAAAGGTGTCTATCATGTTTCGGATGGGCATCATCGAATGGCTGCGGCAATGGAAATACATAAAGAAACTGGAAATGATAGATATATTAGAGAGTTGTTAAAGAATGCTAGAAAAGATAGACAAGATACAGTTCCATCTTCGCGGCCTATGCCATCAAGAAATTGGTGGGGAGCACTAAGAAATAAATGGGGATTTTAA
- a CDS encoding DUF4291 domain-containing protein produces MFTYKNNPIRAFYTQQSVRVYQAYSSIIADSAVKNNKFVSPPFSMTRMTWIKPSFLWMMHRAGWGMKDRGQERILAIDISHEGFRDILQQGVISHYDPDLFHSQEEWKKAVQQSDVVIQWDPERDIHLNKLEQRTIQIGLRNQAVEHYVNQWIINIEDITSKVHRIHELVKMNKLDMAYDLLPEERIYLG; encoded by the coding sequence ATGTTTACATATAAAAATAACCCAATACGCGCATTTTATACACAACAATCAGTTAGAGTATATCAGGCTTATTCTTCAATTATTGCTGATAGTGCAGTAAAAAATAATAAATTCGTTTCTCCACCTTTTAGTATGACGCGCATGACATGGATTAAACCTTCATTCTTATGGATGATGCATCGTGCAGGTTGGGGAATGAAAGACAGGGGTCAGGAACGTATTCTGGCTATTGATATCTCTCATGAGGGATTTAGAGACATTCTTCAGCAAGGCGTTATTAGTCATTATGACCCTGATTTGTTTCATTCCCAGGAGGAATGGAAAAAAGCAGTTCAACAAAGTGATGTGGTTATCCAATGGGATCCTGAACGAGACATCCATTTAAATAAGTTAGAACAGAGAACCATACAGATTGGTTTGCGTAATCAGGCCGTGGAACATTATGTAAACCAATGGATTATCAACATCGAGGATATAACGAGTAAAGTACACCGTATTCATGAGTTGGTAAAAATGAATAAACTGGATATGGCTTACGATTTATTACCGGAAGAAAGAATTTATTTGGGATAA
- a CDS encoding transposase produces MRNYLLGPLDENLPDEYKPIRDLYYNGSDEGKAFVERMIIKTADNILFSQLEKIDKLRFLENGKDMFSMMLNPKEYHDSGVFVPENLSFCSVMKELLEEEKNNPTSPFVY; encoded by the coding sequence ATGCGTAACTATTTACTGGGTCCGTTGGATGAGAACCTTCCTGATGAATATAAGCCAATACGTGATCTTTATTATAACGGTTCAGATGAAGGAAAAGCATTTGTGGAGAGGATGATCATCAAAACAGCCGATAACATTCTGTTTTCTCAATTGGAAAAAATAGACAAACTCCGGTTTTTAGAAAATGGCAAGGATATGTTTTCCATGATGTTAAACCCTAAAGAGTATCATGACAGTGGGGTTTTTGTTCCCGAAAACCTCAGTTTTTGCTCAGTAATGAAAGAATTACTTGAAGAGGAAAAAAATAATCCTACGTCGCCATTTGTTTATTGA
- a CDS encoding addiction module antidote protein, whose translation MKTEPKKFDVVDFLETEEDIQAYLNAAIEENDTKYLFKALGNIARTKNISQLAKESGISREGIYKALSYGGNPSFNTIYKISKALGLKLHFTGA comes from the coding sequence ATGAAAACAGAACCAAAAAAATTTGATGTGGTGGATTTTTTAGAAACGGAAGAAGATATTCAGGCATACTTAAATGCTGCTATCGAAGAGAACGATACAAAATATTTATTCAAAGCGTTAGGCAACATTGCCAGAACAAAAAATATCAGCCAACTCGCTAAAGAATCAGGAATAAGCAGGGAAGGGATATATAAGGCATTATCCTATGGTGGCAACCCGTCATTTAATACGATATACAAAATATCAAAAGCACTGGGTTTGAAGCTGCACTTTACCGGGGCTTAA
- a CDS encoding SymE family type I addiction module toxin — translation MELNFSTVNAERAECVLRGEDMQQMGFTANAVFHITQYNNGLILTLVEPGDDPVALFHAVEDNPKQGIDWVRDNGELYLAGNWLTETGLLDHPVQIALGYGKIMLIIGSDRIPA, via the coding sequence ATGGAGCTTAATTTTTCTACTGTCAATGCTGAACGGGCGGAATGTGTGTTAAGGGGTGAAGACATGCAACAGATGGGATTTACAGCCAATGCCGTGTTTCATATCACGCAATATAACAACGGACTGATATTGACATTGGTGGAGCCTGGCGATGACCCGGTTGCTTTGTTCCACGCGGTGGAAGATAACCCGAAGCAAGGTATCGATTGGGTACGTGACAATGGCGAACTCTATCTGGCGGGCAACTGGCTAACAGAAACTGGTTTGCTGGATCATCCCGTTCAAATTGCCCTCGGCTACGGCAAAATTATGCTGATAATAGGTTCTGACCGGATACCTGCCTGA
- a CDS encoding SymE family type I addiction module toxin, whose product MANANSTASTRIYKISQPERYQKVVYRPKGINRTIPAINLSGKWLLEAGFSIHDPLKIRVMPGCLIITAQNFHELWHCLKSLNEGEWDDIAVAHWLQQFPGKLSRKLLG is encoded by the coding sequence ATGGCTAACGCGAATTCTACAGCAAGTACCCGGATTTACAAAATTTCCCAACCGGAACGTTATCAAAAAGTGGTTTACCGCCCCAAGGGGATTAACCGCACTATTCCGGCTATCAACTTAAGTGGAAAATGGCTGCTGGAAGCCGGATTTTCCATTCACGATCCGTTAAAAATCAGGGTGATGCCCGGTTGTCTGATCATCACCGCCCAAAATTTTCATGAATTGTGGCACTGCTTAAAAAGCCTGAATGAAGGCGAATGGGATGATATCGCTGTGGCACACTGGTTACAGCAATTTCCCGGCAAATTAAGCAGAAAGCTGCTGGGTTAA
- a CDS encoding type II toxin-antitoxin system Phd/YefM family antitoxin, giving the protein MTITTLSSRELNQDVTRAKKATKNGPVFITDRGKPAHVLLSIEDYRLLTKQHRNIADSLAMPGVADIEFEPQRVMLETRPADFS; this is encoded by the coding sequence ATGACTATCACGACCCTATCCAGCCGAGAACTGAACCAGGACGTTACCCGCGCAAAAAAAGCGACCAAGAATGGCCCCGTATTCATCACCGATCGCGGCAAGCCCGCTCATGTACTGTTGAGCATTGAGGACTACCGCCTGCTGACAAAGCAGCATCGTAACATTGCCGATTCGCTGGCCATGCCGGGCGTGGCGGATATTGAGTTTGAGCCGCAGCGTGTGATGCTCGAAACCCGTCCGGCCGATTTCTCATGA
- a CDS encoding type II toxin-antitoxin system VapC family toxin, translating to MYVLDTNVVSELRKIRAGKADPNVAAWAESVDASDLYVSAITIMELELGVLLIERKDTTQGAMLRAWLEQHVLPEFSGRTLPIDTAVAQRCARLHVPDKCSERDALIAATALVHGMTVVTRNVADFQSTGVTILNPWKSTQ from the coding sequence ATGTACGTACTCGATACCAACGTAGTGTCCGAGCTACGAAAAATTCGGGCTGGGAAGGCCGATCCGAACGTGGCGGCATGGGCTGAAAGTGTCGATGCCTCTGACCTCTATGTGTCCGCCATCACCATCATGGAGTTAGAGCTGGGCGTTTTGTTGATTGAACGTAAGGACACCACGCAAGGAGCTATGCTGCGTGCGTGGCTGGAGCAACACGTCTTGCCGGAATTCTCCGGGCGAACCTTGCCCATCGATACCGCTGTGGCGCAACGCTGTGCCCGGTTACACGTCCCTGACAAGTGCAGCGAGCGTGATGCGCTGATTGCGGCGACGGCGCTTGTGCACGGTATGACGGTCGTCACGCGTAACGTCGCTGATTTTCAGTCCACAGGGGTGACGATCCTCAATCCGTGGAAGTCGACCCAATAA